The following are encoded together in the Chanodichthys erythropterus isolate Z2021 chromosome 16, ASM2448905v1, whole genome shotgun sequence genome:
- the LOC137003383 gene encoding NACHT, LRR and PYD domains-containing protein 1 homolog isoform X4 — MEIISLSSSPGVRYVDRHRSELIQRVQRVMAVTRKLLSMNMINVETYSQIRRAGTKQDRMRKLYVALDEGGHEVKSAFYSALKECEPNLCYLGLPHIVLHCYKEICPPYNRFLANHWSELIRRATTVMPIVDELSAQHKLNDQTYARIRRAPTNQEQMTELYRALDEGGYDVKSAFYFALRKYEPHLFCYLEHNPKILQYKSSVIKKYKFVTEYKLPSDERVGLAARYTEPVIIQKSKEQAEKYYREHVKSVDASSQLLSNDKNHSIRIDQLFSPDIDGNTPKTVILTGDSGRGKSFMLQKIMLDWASGELYSEMFDVVFLLNCEELTRTHKKSLFELLSWRCSLTSNQISEILELTPEKVLFLIDGIDDFSFDPHIHISRPTYASQKALPMDIFMSLLNGRILSESFLLITFRTAAGPVINLLKGPQRFTEIMGFSERGVHEYFHKFFHDELLLRKTYESVKINDTLLTTCSVPLLCWMICFCLKKHFTDDDHVMAELKTTTSIYVNIVSTLLEHHGQSQSDLTMLKNLGQLAEEGMLDEQVLFDKTTVLETCLDADNSLFLHKEHGMRDFRDETALKFMHLSFQEFFVALYYVFLNEEESQRNIRDTLAAESVKGRISNPISSVLLFLCGLSNEDANSSLFKMRNWTVPYIIRKEMESTILTLQDDDKLLALRCLYELHDEVFVRRALADWVSMDLSNISLRSTDCWVLLYCLQCCPHIRELNLMYCDLTADKLKILQPALCMCETLRLSVDHLSEVGDLIMAICEFKILKKLKVQEDELSAVSPRWSLDLSIAQEDYLMSLSSSEKNPLFPAILNISLTRSHSEISNTDWILFLQTLKAEKIAEDSLALEDHVSLLLSSFHSVGLKKLDLKVFSLNESWASGIISLVQTCTSLQELSIEEDSDNPKSLFSTLSVLVYDDENIRLDMRHRLKSESLSKISFTCPRSASSSSDWKILFQRFHEVSVHQRNSPEYNEHADGMFYFLRSVCGLKSVELMIFSLNHSWALRILFLIQTCSSLQEIHVSVTGLLLEEELEFLYESLKDSHCTVIIEGPTISEPEPSGLDLHLLPVCQSCVHIVDSDQWVQVEPSVCTDEGGSKFRISTQAGRFECSRTRMRWVCAGDVTLQYRQVDGRFLNAELERLQCERIGPVIDIHFLKKKLGWRKNRVIQSSVLDLKPHCG, encoded by the exons ATGGAAATAATTTCTTTGTCTTCTTCTCCAGGGGTCCGGTATGTGGACAGGCACAGGTCTGAGCTCATCCAGAGGGTTCAGAGGGTGATGGCAGTGACACGCAAGCTGCTGTCAATGAACATGATCAATGTGGAGACATATTCACAGATCAGGAGAGCAGGAACCAAACAGGACCGAATGAGAAAGCTTTATGTAGCACTGGATGAAGGAGGACATGAAGTTAAATCTGCATTTTATTCTGCACTGAAGGAGTGTGAACCGAATCTCTGTTACCTAG GTTTGCCACATATTGTTCTACATTGTTATAAGGAAATTTGTCCTCCGT ATAACAGGTTTTTAGCTAATCACTGGTCTGAGCTCATCCGGAGGGCTACAACAGTGATGCCAATAGTGGATGAGCTGTCGGCACAACACAAGCTCAATGATCAGACATATGCACGGATCAGGAGAGCACCGACCAACCAGGAGCAAATGACAGAGCTTTATAGAGCCCTGGATGAAGGAGGATATGATGTGAAATCTGCCTTTTACTTTGCTCTGAGGAAGTATGAACCACACCTGTTCTGTTACCTGG AGCACAACCCTAAAATTCTTCAGTACAAGTCTTCAGTCATTAAGAAATATAAGTTTGTGACCGAGTATAAGCTTCCATCTGATGAACGTGTGGGACTGGCCGCCCGTTACACTGAACCAGTGATCATTCAGAAGAGCAAAGAGCAGGCTGAGAAATACTATCGTGAACATGTGAAGTCTGTGGATGCTTCATCTCAACTGTTATCAAATGACAAGAACCACAGCATCAGAATAGACCAGCTGTTCAGTCCCGACATTGATGGAAACACACCGAAAACTGTGATTCTCACTGGTGATTCTGGAAGAGGTAAATCCTTCATGTTACAGAAGATCATGTTGGACTGGGCTTCTGGAGAACTTTACTCTGAAATGTTTGATGTAGTTTTTCTATTGAATTGTGAAGAGCTTACGAGAACTCACAAGAAGAGCTTGTTTGAGCTCTTGAGCTGGAGGTGCAGTTTAACATCAAATCAGATCTCAGAGATACTAGAGTTGACACCAGAGAAAGTCCTCTTCCTCATTGATGGAATTGATGACTTCTCATTTGATCCACACATTCATATATCACGACCCACTTATGCATCCCAAAAAGCACTACCAATGGACATTTTTATGAGTCTACTAAATGGACGGATCCTATCTGAGTCCTTCCTGCTGATTACCTTCAGAACAGCTGCTGGTCCAGTGATAAATCTCCTAAAGGGACCTCAGCGTTTCACTGAGATTATGGGCTTCTCTGAGAGAGGGGTGCATGAGTACTTCCACAAGTTCTTTCACGACGAGCTGCTCCTCAGGAAAACATATGAGAGTGTGAAGATAAATGACACTCTCCTGACTACCTGCTCTGTGCCTTTGCTGTGTTGGATGATCTGTTTTTGTCTGAAGAAACACTTTACAGATGATGATCATGTGATGGCAGAACTAAAGACAACCACCTCCATATATGTGAACATTGTGTCCACTCTACTGGAGCATCATGGCCAGAGTCAGTCTGACCTCACCATGCTGAAGAATCTGGGTCAGCTGGCCGAGGAAGGGATGCTGGATGAACAAGTCCTTTTTGACAAGACGACCGTACTTGAGACATGCTTAGATGCTGATAATAGTCTGTTCCTGCATAAAGAACATGGTATGAGAGATTTTCGTGACGAAACAGCGCTCAAGTTCATGCACCTCAGCTTTCAGGAGTTCTTCGTTGCTCTTTATtatgtgtttttgaatgaagaaGAGTCCCAGAGGAACATCAGAGACACTCTAGCTGCTGAGAGTGTGAAAGGTAGAATATCAAATCCCATTTCCTCAGTTCTGCTGTTCCTCTGTGGTCTCTCTAATGAAGACGCGAACAGTTCACTCTTTAAAATGCGCAACTGGACTGTTCCTTACATCATAAGAAAAGAGATGGAGAGCACAATCCTTACTCTTCAGGATGATGATAAGCTACTTGCTCTCCGCTGTCTGTATGAGCTCCATGATGAGGTGTTTGTGAGGAGAGCTTTGGCAGATTGGGTATCCATGGATCTGTCCAACATTTCCCTGAGGAGCACAGACTGTTGGGTGCTGCTGTACTGTCTTCAGTGCTGTCCACACATCAGAGAACTGAACCTCATGTACTGTGATTTAACAGCTGATAAACTCAAGATTCTTCAGCCAGCACTCTGTATGTGTGAGACTCTGAG GTTGTCAGTGGACCACCTGTCTGAAGTTGGAGATTTGATCATGGCTATTTGTGAATTCAAGATCTTGAAGAAACTGAA AGTTCAGGAGGATGAACTCAGTGCTGTGAGTCCCAGATGGTCACTTGACCTGTCCATTGCACAGGAAGATTACCT CATGTCTTTGAGTTCCTCTGAGAAGAATCCATTATTTCCAGCAATCTTAAACATCAGTCTTACTCGTTCACACTCAGAGATATCCAACACTGACTGGATACTTTTCTTACAGACACTCAAAGCAGAAAAAATAGCAGAAga CTCTTTAGCTCTTGAGGATCATGTCAGTTTGCTGCTGTCTTCATTTCACTCTGTGGGTTTGAAGAAGTTGGATCTGAAGGTGTTCAGTCTGAATGAGAGCTGGGCTTCTGGGATCATTTCCCTCGTCCAGACCTGCACCAGTCTACAGGAGCTCAG taTTGAGGAAGACAGCGACAATCCTAAGAGTCTCTTCTCAACTCTTAGTGTATTAGTTTATGACGATGAAAACATCAG gtTAGATATGAGGCATAGACTGAAGTCTGAATCTCTCTCAAAAATATCTTTCACTTGTCCACGCTCAGCATCAAGCAGCTCTGACTGGAAAATTCTGTTCCAGAGATTCCATGAAGTGTCCGTACACCAACGAAA TTCACCAGAGTATAATGAGCATGCAGATGGTATGTTTTATTTCCTGCGCTCTGTGTGTGGGTTGAAGAGTGTGGAGCTGATGATATTCAGTCTGAATCATAGCTGGGCTCTCAGGATTCTCTTTCTCATCCAGACCTGCAGCAGTCTCCAAGAAATCCA TGTCAGTGTCACTGGATTGCTGCTGGAGGAGGAACTCGAGTTCCTGTATGAATCACTGAAGGATTCACACTGCACTGTCATCATTGAAGG GCCGACCATTTCTGAGCCTGAACCCTCTGGACTGGATCTTCACCTGCTTCCAGTGTGTCAGTCTTGTGTTCACATTGTTGATAGTGATCAGTGGGTTCAGGTGGAGCCGTCAGTCTGTACAGATGAAGGAGGGTCAAAGTTCAGGATCAGCACTCAGGCGGGTCGATTCGAGTGCAGCAGGACCAGAATGCGATGGGTCTGTGCCGGTGACGTCACTCTACAGTACCGTCAGGTGGATGGACGTTTCCTCAATGCAGAGCTGGAGAGGCTTCAGTGTGAGCGAATTGGTCCAGTGATTGAT ATtcactttttaaagaaaaaattagGATGGAGGAAAAATCGAGTCATCCAATCAAGTGTCCTAGACCTGAAACCCCACTGCGGATGA
- the LOC137003383 gene encoding NACHT, LRR and PYD domains-containing protein 1 homolog isoform X3, translated as MEIISLSSSPGVRYVDRHRSELIQRVQRVMAVTRKLLSMNMINVETYSQIRRAGTKQDRMRKLYVALDEGGHEVKSAFYSALKECEPNLCYLGLPHIVLHCYKEICPPYNRFLANHWSELIRRATTVMPIVDELSAQHKLNDQTYARIRRAPTNQEQMTELYRALDEGGYDVKSAFYFALRKYEPHLFCYLEHNPKILQYKSSVIKKYKFVTEYKLPSDERVGLAARYTEPVIIQKSKEQAEKYYREHVKSVDASSQLLSNDKNHSIRIDQLFSPDIDGNTPKTVILTGDSGRGKSFMLQKIMLDWASGELYSEMFDVVFLLNCEELTRTHKKSLFELLSWRCSLTSNQISEILELTPEKVLFLIDGIDDFSFDPHIHISRPTYASQKALPMDIFMSLLNGRILSESFLLITFRTAAGPVINLLKGPQRFTEIMGFSERGVHEYFHKFFHDELLLRKTYESVKINDTLLTTCSVPLLCWMICFCLKKHFTDDDHVMAELKTTTSIYVNIVSTLLEHHGQSQSDLTMLKNLGQLAEEGMLDEQVLFDKTTVLETCLDADNSLFLHKEHGMRDFRDETALKFMHLSFQEFFVALYYVFLNEEESQRNIRDTLAAESVKGRISNPISSVLLFLCGLSNEDANSSLFKMRNWTVPYIIRKEMESTILTLQDDDKLLALRCLYELHDEVFVRRALADWVSMDLSNISLRSTDCWVLLYCLQCCPHIRELNLMYCDLTADKLKILQPALCMCETLRLSVDHLSEVGDLIMAICEFKILKKLKVQEDELSAVSPRWSLDLSIAQEDYLMSLSSSEKNPLFPAILNISLTRSHSEISNTDWILFLQTLKAEKIAEDSLALEDHVSLLLSSFHSVGLKKLDLKVFSLNESWASGIISLVQTCTSLQELSIEEDSDNPKSLFSTLSVLVYDDENIRLDMRHRLKSESLSKISFTCPRSASSSSDWKILFQRFHEVSVHQRNSPEYNEHADGMFYFLRSVCGLKSVELMIFSLNHSWALRILFLIQTCSSLQEIHVSVTGLLLEEELEFLYESLKDSHCTVIIEGPTISEPEPSGLDLHLLPVCQSCVHIVDSDQWVQVEPSVCTDEGGSKFRISTQAGRFECSRTRMRWVCAGDVTLQYRQVDGRFLNAELERLQCERIGPVIDVSVISGKLEEAHLPHYACLAESDPSLKYAVKVFSVEDYGLTFESVELTRFHARILQPDFSPKTVLMKLGIPVKVHCDLLVFVTKKNPIILHVYFFPSDSLFKEKIRMEEKSSHPIKCPRPETPLRMMKQHSLEIPGACIQPREIKLRGDIEPNFFKVKQTLVDDINMTLNRVDDQKSVWTATIWKEELAETIASKVKSSLLQHGEIQMKQVPVNFDKL; from the exons ATGGAAATAATTTCTTTGTCTTCTTCTCCAGGGGTCCGGTATGTGGACAGGCACAGGTCTGAGCTCATCCAGAGGGTTCAGAGGGTGATGGCAGTGACACGCAAGCTGCTGTCAATGAACATGATCAATGTGGAGACATATTCACAGATCAGGAGAGCAGGAACCAAACAGGACCGAATGAGAAAGCTTTATGTAGCACTGGATGAAGGAGGACATGAAGTTAAATCTGCATTTTATTCTGCACTGAAGGAGTGTGAACCGAATCTCTGTTACCTAG GTTTGCCACATATTGTTCTACATTGTTATAAGGAAATTTGTCCTCCGT ATAACAGGTTTTTAGCTAATCACTGGTCTGAGCTCATCCGGAGGGCTACAACAGTGATGCCAATAGTGGATGAGCTGTCGGCACAACACAAGCTCAATGATCAGACATATGCACGGATCAGGAGAGCACCGACCAACCAGGAGCAAATGACAGAGCTTTATAGAGCCCTGGATGAAGGAGGATATGATGTGAAATCTGCCTTTTACTTTGCTCTGAGGAAGTATGAACCACACCTGTTCTGTTACCTGG AGCACAACCCTAAAATTCTTCAGTACAAGTCTTCAGTCATTAAGAAATATAAGTTTGTGACCGAGTATAAGCTTCCATCTGATGAACGTGTGGGACTGGCCGCCCGTTACACTGAACCAGTGATCATTCAGAAGAGCAAAGAGCAGGCTGAGAAATACTATCGTGAACATGTGAAGTCTGTGGATGCTTCATCTCAACTGTTATCAAATGACAAGAACCACAGCATCAGAATAGACCAGCTGTTCAGTCCCGACATTGATGGAAACACACCGAAAACTGTGATTCTCACTGGTGATTCTGGAAGAGGTAAATCCTTCATGTTACAGAAGATCATGTTGGACTGGGCTTCTGGAGAACTTTACTCTGAAATGTTTGATGTAGTTTTTCTATTGAATTGTGAAGAGCTTACGAGAACTCACAAGAAGAGCTTGTTTGAGCTCTTGAGCTGGAGGTGCAGTTTAACATCAAATCAGATCTCAGAGATACTAGAGTTGACACCAGAGAAAGTCCTCTTCCTCATTGATGGAATTGATGACTTCTCATTTGATCCACACATTCATATATCACGACCCACTTATGCATCCCAAAAAGCACTACCAATGGACATTTTTATGAGTCTACTAAATGGACGGATCCTATCTGAGTCCTTCCTGCTGATTACCTTCAGAACAGCTGCTGGTCCAGTGATAAATCTCCTAAAGGGACCTCAGCGTTTCACTGAGATTATGGGCTTCTCTGAGAGAGGGGTGCATGAGTACTTCCACAAGTTCTTTCACGACGAGCTGCTCCTCAGGAAAACATATGAGAGTGTGAAGATAAATGACACTCTCCTGACTACCTGCTCTGTGCCTTTGCTGTGTTGGATGATCTGTTTTTGTCTGAAGAAACACTTTACAGATGATGATCATGTGATGGCAGAACTAAAGACAACCACCTCCATATATGTGAACATTGTGTCCACTCTACTGGAGCATCATGGCCAGAGTCAGTCTGACCTCACCATGCTGAAGAATCTGGGTCAGCTGGCCGAGGAAGGGATGCTGGATGAACAAGTCCTTTTTGACAAGACGACCGTACTTGAGACATGCTTAGATGCTGATAATAGTCTGTTCCTGCATAAAGAACATGGTATGAGAGATTTTCGTGACGAAACAGCGCTCAAGTTCATGCACCTCAGCTTTCAGGAGTTCTTCGTTGCTCTTTATtatgtgtttttgaatgaagaaGAGTCCCAGAGGAACATCAGAGACACTCTAGCTGCTGAGAGTGTGAAAGGTAGAATATCAAATCCCATTTCCTCAGTTCTGCTGTTCCTCTGTGGTCTCTCTAATGAAGACGCGAACAGTTCACTCTTTAAAATGCGCAACTGGACTGTTCCTTACATCATAAGAAAAGAGATGGAGAGCACAATCCTTACTCTTCAGGATGATGATAAGCTACTTGCTCTCCGCTGTCTGTATGAGCTCCATGATGAGGTGTTTGTGAGGAGAGCTTTGGCAGATTGGGTATCCATGGATCTGTCCAACATTTCCCTGAGGAGCACAGACTGTTGGGTGCTGCTGTACTGTCTTCAGTGCTGTCCACACATCAGAGAACTGAACCTCATGTACTGTGATTTAACAGCTGATAAACTCAAGATTCTTCAGCCAGCACTCTGTATGTGTGAGACTCTGAG GTTGTCAGTGGACCACCTGTCTGAAGTTGGAGATTTGATCATGGCTATTTGTGAATTCAAGATCTTGAAGAAACTGAA AGTTCAGGAGGATGAACTCAGTGCTGTGAGTCCCAGATGGTCACTTGACCTGTCCATTGCACAGGAAGATTACCT CATGTCTTTGAGTTCCTCTGAGAAGAATCCATTATTTCCAGCAATCTTAAACATCAGTCTTACTCGTTCACACTCAGAGATATCCAACACTGACTGGATACTTTTCTTACAGACACTCAAAGCAGAAAAAATAGCAGAAga CTCTTTAGCTCTTGAGGATCATGTCAGTTTGCTGCTGTCTTCATTTCACTCTGTGGGTTTGAAGAAGTTGGATCTGAAGGTGTTCAGTCTGAATGAGAGCTGGGCTTCTGGGATCATTTCCCTCGTCCAGACCTGCACCAGTCTACAGGAGCTCAG taTTGAGGAAGACAGCGACAATCCTAAGAGTCTCTTCTCAACTCTTAGTGTATTAGTTTATGACGATGAAAACATCAG gtTAGATATGAGGCATAGACTGAAGTCTGAATCTCTCTCAAAAATATCTTTCACTTGTCCACGCTCAGCATCAAGCAGCTCTGACTGGAAAATTCTGTTCCAGAGATTCCATGAAGTGTCCGTACACCAACGAAA TTCACCAGAGTATAATGAGCATGCAGATGGTATGTTTTATTTCCTGCGCTCTGTGTGTGGGTTGAAGAGTGTGGAGCTGATGATATTCAGTCTGAATCATAGCTGGGCTCTCAGGATTCTCTTTCTCATCCAGACCTGCAGCAGTCTCCAAGAAATCCA TGTCAGTGTCACTGGATTGCTGCTGGAGGAGGAACTCGAGTTCCTGTATGAATCACTGAAGGATTCACACTGCACTGTCATCATTGAAGG GCCGACCATTTCTGAGCCTGAACCCTCTGGACTGGATCTTCACCTGCTTCCAGTGTGTCAGTCTTGTGTTCACATTGTTGATAGTGATCAGTGGGTTCAGGTGGAGCCGTCAGTCTGTACAGATGAAGGAGGGTCAAAGTTCAGGATCAGCACTCAGGCGGGTCGATTCGAGTGCAGCAGGACCAGAATGCGATGGGTCTGTGCCGGTGACGTCACTCTACAGTACCGTCAGGTGGATGGACGTTTCCTCAATGCAGAGCTGGAGAGGCTTCAGTGTGAGCGAATTGGTCCAGTGATTGATGTGAGCGTGATCTCAGGGAAACTGGAGGAGGCTCATCTACCTCATTACGCCTGTTTAGCAGAGTCTGACCCCTCTCTCAAATATGCTGTGAAGGTCTTCAGTGTTGAAGATTATGGATTAACTTTTGAATCAGTGGAGTTGACTCGTTTTCATGCTAGAATACTCCAACCAGATTTTTCTCCTAAAACAGTACTTATGAAACTAGGGATTCCAGTGAAAGTGCACTGTGATCTACTGGTCTTTGTGACAAAAAAGAACCCCATAATTCTCCATGTGTATTTTTTCCCATCAGATtcactttttaaagaaaaaattagGATGGAGGAAAAATCGAGTCATCCAATCAAGTGTCCTAGACCTGAAACCCCACTGCGGATGATGAAACAACACAGTCTTGAGATTCCCGGTGCTTGTATTCAACCCAGAGAGATCAAGCTAAGAGGTGACATCGAGCCTAACTTCTTTAAGGTCAAACAAACTCTGGTCGATGACATCAATATGACTCTCAACCGCGTGGATGATCAGAAATCAGTATGGACTGCAACGATTTGGAAAGAAGAACTAGCTGAAACAATTGCAAGCAAAGTCAAATCTAGTTTGTTGCAACATGGAGAAATACAAATGAAACAAGTGCCTGTCAACTTTGATAAA CTCTGA